DNA sequence from the Procambarus clarkii isolate CNS0578487 chromosome 9, FALCON_Pclarkii_2.0, whole genome shotgun sequence genome:
gtgtatATAGTTCCCTTTATTTGGGCTTATTAGCATGCATTTATTTACTACTTGTGCATGCAGGACAGAGCTATTAGTTCTTTGACAAGTTATTCCACAAAAAAAATATCACTTCCATTAATATCCTGTTTGAAGAGTTGCCGTGGTTGTCGGGTGGTGGCGATTCGGTAGAAGACGACATGTTTACTTTACAGAGGTTTTGTGGGTACCGAGGGTTTAAATAATGGTCCATAATTTGGCCACTCCTCGGAACTGTCAGTCACAAGTAAAACCATCAGCCTTCAAACACTTATAGCATGCTATATCAAAACTGTTGCAGTACTGTGCGCATTTATATTGTTAATTATttattgtttagggcttctattcctCTAACTAGTGCTCTTGAATCTTGGTTTAATTATTAACTGGAAGAGGAATTCATCAAATGTCATATCTGTTCAAGGTTGAAGAAAACAAAAACTATGATTTTACCTATTATAATTTACACAATGTATTGAACCTGCAAGGTTCATTTGCAAATGAGGAATGTTTACACATGAAACATCTGATTTgcatatgattatatatatatattaattacacacacacacacacacacatatattatatacagtacttattGTGTAACTGGAGTGAATGCTGgtaattcagattcagattcagatgtttattcaggtaaggtatatacatacaagtgatgttacattaatggattgatatatagatagagctagtacatacaatgcctaaagccactattacgcaatgcgtttcgggcaaccaATAATATTGGTAATACCAATTTTTTCATAATTGGTAAATATGTATCCAGTGAACTACTActttaaaatacacacacactgtggcaTTGAAAGTTTAGATCTTTCATCATTTATCTGGCTCACCTTAAGAACAACAaatattttcaaagattttatttAAACTTCAATACACCAACACAGCATATACAATGAAATATATTAGCAATACACAGTATTCATTCAAACTCATGTTATCCTAAACGAGACCCCATTTTGCTTATCCTCgcctaaatactgtacagtaatattTTTCAAGTTCTATTGTGTTAACTAATAATATTTGGCAATGTTGATGTTCCAAGTGTAAATATAGAAACATTCCTTAATTATGTCAGAGATATTACTTAAAAAATTATTGCCATTTTAgacaattttaattttttttatatgggATATAAAAAAGTTGCTTCTTAAactgaaaaaaattaaattacagTATCTTGTGTGGATGTTAATACTGACTACAGTATACATTTTGTCAACAATGAAACTAATACAtacttataatagactgtaaaCAATTAGGAATATCATATGTACCATTCTCCTTTTGTTGATTTTCCATTAAGAGCCCCAAGAAACGTGCAACATGACAACCTCTGATATGAATCATGGATAAAAAACTTGCTGACTTATTACTGGATTTACAGAGAGTCCAAAGTCTCTTGCTgatataatcaccacatacaGAAATTCGTGCAACTTCGTGGTACTCCTTTGTATTCGGAGAAAACATCTGCACTCCTACTGCAGCCGACTCGTAACTCTCTAGGTGTCGGCCACAATACTGTATTACTTTAAAATGTACTTGAAGTTCTATATAACTCTGTATTAATGATAGCAATATCTCATCCAATATTTCCATTTCCTGCACTGGGTTATATTCATGAACAACAAAGGCATCAACAACTGTAGACTGCCTGCAGCCAAGCAAACCCAGAAATGCAGAGCTTGTAGGAACATAATTACGACCAACTGTAACTAATCTGTGAGGTAAGTACTCTGATTTTTCTATAATTTGTTTTGAAAAATAAGCTGAAAATGCTGCTAAAGACCCACCTCCTATGAGATGTAGAGAATTCCTCTCCAAATCTGCTTCTTGATCTGCAATCTTATTGAGTTTGTGCCTCGCAACATAATGTGCACCACAGCCCTCCACAACAATTGCCTTTACAATATCCGGATTAGATTGTTGCTGATACCCAAGGGCCTTAAACCTTGACAAGAAATAATCACTACATGCAAGTTCAAGTAAGGCCAAGCCATTTTTAAGATAGTAAGCAGAAGGTGAATTATTACAAAATTCCaactctcccattctctctcctaTCTGAACATGATCTTTTGGTTGGTATGTAAAA
Encoded proteins:
- the LOC123766154 gene encoding serine--tRNA synthetase-like protein Slimp isoform X1 yields the protein MILYTKVIRGLNRVCQLQRNIFYSDTKRGVCFSLSKKLPELNAVTSALYVPGETATTIDGFLSPYLDFSKLFENLSDLEFNITQRGLDINVKHIMRQWTEWKELECHRLQLEEEREVIAKKMNSLKKDPASNEKQRELKQCGKKLREQLKDLTVQIWKVEMVVITILQLPNSLHHTTGFSNKQIFSLFKAPSFTYQPKDHVQIGERMGELEFCNNSPSAYYLKNGLALLELACSDYFLSRFKALGYQQQSNPDIVKAIVVEGCGAHYVARHKLNKIADQEADLERNSLHLIGGGSLAAFSAYFSKQIIEKSEYLPHRLVTVGRNYVPTSSAFLGLLGCRQSTVVDAFVVHEYNPVQEMEILDEILLSLIQSYIELQVHFKVIQYCGRHLESYESAAVGVQMFSPNTKEYHEVARISVCGDYISKRLWTLCKSSNKSASFLSMIHIRGCHVARFLGLLMENQQKENGTYDIPNCLQSIISMY